The following coding sequences are from one Carassius auratus strain Wakin chromosome 47, ASM336829v1, whole genome shotgun sequence window:
- the LOC113064555 gene encoding histidine-rich glycoprotein-like gives MSEYPSYYHPCYHYYHLYYHYYQSYYHPCYNYYLPYYHYYQSYYHPCYHYYHLYYIDYQSYYHPCYHYYHPYYDYYQSYYHPCYNYYHPYYHYYQSYYHPCYHYYHLYYIDYQSYYHPCYHYYHPYYHYYQSYYHPCYNYYHLYYHDYQSYYHLCYHYNQPYFHYYQSYYHPCYHYYHPYYYPCYNYYHSYYHYYQSYYHPCYNYYHPYYHYYHPCYNYYHPYYHSCYNYYHLCYHYYHPYYHY, from the exons ATgtcggaatatcct TCCTACTACCACCCCTGTTATCACTACTACCACCTCTATTACCACTACTACCAGTCCTACTACCACCCCTGTTATAACTACTACCTACCCTATTACCACTACTACCAGTCCTACTACCACCCCTGTTATCACTACTACCATCTTTATTACATCGACTACCAGTCCTACTACCACCCCTGTTATCACTACTACCACCCCTATTACGACTACTACCAGTCCTACTACCACCCCTGTTATAATTACTACCACCCCTATTACCACTACTACCAGTCCTACTACCACCCCTGTTATCACTACTACCACCTTTATTACATCGACTACCAGTCCTACTACCACCCCTGTTATCACTACTACCACCCCTATTACCACTACTACCAGTCCTACTACCACCCCTGTTATAACTACTACCACCTCTATTACCACGACTACCAGTCCTACTATCACCTCTGTTATCACTACAACCAGCCCTATTTCCACTACTACCAGTCCTACTACCACCCCTGTTATCACTACTACCACCCCTACTACTACCCCTGTTATAACTACTACCACTCCTATTACCACTACTACCAGTCCTACTACCACCCCTGTTATAACTACTACCACCCCTATTACCACTACTACCACCCCTGTTATAACTACTACCACCCCTACTACCACTCCTGTTATAACTACTACCACCTCTGTTATCACTACTACCACCCCTACTACCACTACTAA